DNA sequence from the Cercospora beticola chromosome 8, complete sequence genome:
ACACAATCTTAACTCCAACTACAACGATACAAAAGCTGCCGTGATTGTCACTTACAGCTCGACTCTCGACACCCTAGTGGACATCTTTGTCGTCTTCATGTAAGCTATACTGAACAGTGGAGGTCTGTCTCACACATGCTAACTCCCATTTTTCTTTTCAGGTTCTATGACGGCCCTCAGCCAGGAACAATTCTCGACGAATTCAACGCCATCCCTTCTCTGATCGACCAGACCAAACCCAACAGGGACTACGCCGAGCTTCTCGACTccaacagcttcttctccctaCAAGGACAGCGCTACCTCATCCGCACAGGGACTCTGCCAAATCTGCCAGGTGCCCAAGGAGTCGATCTGTATAACTTTGCCTTCACGAGCTTCTTTGACGGCGCCAAGAAAGCCCAACTCTTGGAGATCGATAATTACATCTTTTCGATGGCTTTTCAACCCATCCCACACCAGCTTGCGAGCAACTCGGTCAACAACCCAAGTGGCGTGAACCTCATCGGCCTGGATCCGAGGTACGGGGACAAGGTATTCTTGGAGTACGATGTTTCCTGGCTGTTGCCCATCACCGACCAGAAAGCCGCTGCAACGATCACGAACCTGACGCAGGCGGCGCAAGATTATGGTCGATCCAAATATGCCAATGTTCGGCCGACCAACTACCAAAGCGGAGATCTTGGATGGGGCTATCGGCCACTGTTTATGAACGATGCGATGTTCAATCAGGATCCTTTGAAGAGCTATCCAGCAGAATCGTATGCGAGACTCCAGCAGATCCAGCGGCAGAGAGACCCCAATGGCTTCTTTTCGAAGAGGACGGGAGGGTTCAAGGTGTAAATGTTATACTGCTAGTGCAAACTATCATGCCGCGTTGCATGTTTTCCGCAGCCGGTCCATTCTCATGATCTGATACAGCCCTGGCTTGAGCAGTAAAACCCTAACATGGTTACTTGACTTGCAAACCTTTCTGCTGAACCGCCATGTTGACCTTCACCGTAGGCACTTTGCTCTCGGGCGGTCCTCTCAGAGCCTTTTTCGCCTCGTCCCGATAAGGCCTCCATTTCGGATTTCTCGCGAGCACATCCTGTGTAGCCTTCGTGGCGAAAGTGGAAAGCTTCATCGCCTGCTTCAAAACCATACTCTGCAATTCATCGGCACTAGCACCTTTCTTCTGCGCCCGCGCAATTTCAAGATATGCCTCTCCAAGTACTTTATCCACTTCTGGACCACGTTGCCTGCGTACCATCTCCACTTCTCTGAAAATGCGTTCAACAAGCGGAGCTCCACCAGGAATCGAACTGGCATACGCGAGTGTTGTGCGTCTCAGCATGTCGAGAGCCTCTGGGGCATTGTATGTGCCGGCTTTGAGGCTCGTGATGATCTCCTCGATAAGATTGTCGACGCAGAGCTTTGCGGTTCTTGCTGCGAGGATGGCATTGTCGATTCCTGCGAAGTTCTTCCATATGCCGGCCCCTAGGATCACGGCAGCTCCAGCGGCACAGCCGAGCAGACCACCTGTGACTACTGCTGGAGCTGCGAGTGCCAGAGGACCGGTATTGCTTTGTGATTTTGCATTATCAGTGGCATGTGCACTTTCTATTGCCTCGGGTTGCAAGTTTGACTTTGACCTCTTTGGATGTAAATTGGCACCACGTCCACTTTGCTTCGATATATCTGGCTTTGCTCGTGACGCTTTTGATATGTTCGTTCCTGGCTTATAACAAGCGGATGAGTTGGGCGAAGGTTTAGTAGGCACTTCAGCTTTCCACGCTGAACCAGCTCCAGAGGCCGTGTCGGCCTGCTTCATCTTTGATGCTCTCCGCCTCGGATTTGGCCTCGCCTTCGTTTTGCCATTCTCGGCGGCCGGCACCGCAGAGTTAGTGGCGTTCAACGCCATAGTCGCTGCATTGGGGCCAGAGATGCGCCAGCTACCCACATTCAGCTCTCAGGCTCTCGTTGCTGCGCTGGTTGGGAGTTCCATCAAGGCATGTTGTTGCAGAGCAAGCGAGGAGGATCTGCCAAGATCGCTCGATTCAAGTTCCTCGTGGTCGGATCCTTGTTCCTGCGCAATAGCTACGCTATCGCACTCCACTTTCACGCATATGGACCAACCAATCGATCGTTCTCAAACGTCGAAACAGGAAGCAGTACCGAGATACTGGTCGCTTGCCCAGTTGGTATTGCAACACATCGTACTGCCCCAGTCCGAGGATCAATTCGATACTATCGTTCAGTATGCTATGTTCTCGCCTGGTGGACTGAGCGGCTATCTACTCCGGGTCAGATACATGCAAGAAACCTTCATGAAGCACAAACCGCCTGTATTCTCACAGCAAGCGCCGTCTTGGCAGCGCAGTCTCCGCTCTCAATCGACGTCTGATTGGTCTTAGCTTGCGTGTATGGACGCGCTGTACTCCCCTCAGCGCACTTGAACAGTCTTCCCGAATGGAGCATCCTGCGAAGCCGTAGGTGTACGCCATTGCCGGTAAactgcagcagcatcctCAACCGCATCGTAGCCCAGGAGGTCCTTGTTGTATTCCGAGTCCAGCCAACCGTGAGAGGACCTCCCCTTCTCGAAATCAAAACCAGCCATTTCAGCGTCACGTTCTTGCTGCTCTGGTCCATCATGCATGTGGTAGAAAATCCTGTTCTGGTCTGCGCCTGCGACATTCAAAGTAGTCCGTCTCTTACGCATTTTCTCGTAGAGCTTGAGTACCGACGTTATCGGTTCGGCGTGAAGCTTTCCGTCTTCAGCTTGCAAATCTCTCTGATATACGCTGAGGAGGTATCCAAGAACGGCGCCGTCTTCTACAGCCATAGCTGCTCCTTGGGCTTGATATGGCAGCGTCGGATGGCATGCGTCGCCCAACAGTACTGCGTTGCCCTGGACAGTGATCAGCTTTGCGTGGTAATAGATGATCATGGGTGATCACACCTGGACCCACGTCTCCAGCTCCTCATGGTGCATCAACTTCCACTTGAGTACGGAAGGAATGCACGATATTAGTGCCTTGAGCCTAGGGTTGTCAATATTAGTCCCATAGGCGCCATCACAAAGCTCGATCGATTGTCAAGGTACTTACGTCGGATCCCAATCATCGAACGTCGCCCTCATCTCTGAAATGTCCCCTTCAGCGGTTCTTGTACCCGTTGGAAGATCATCTGGTCGTAGCAGAACCAGATTGAAGGCACTACCTGCGCGAATCGGGTAAAAGATGCAGTGCTTGTCCGGACCTAGCCACAGAACAGCGCGCTTCTCGGCACACATCTCTTCAACACTGGGGTCGTTCAGCGCTTCGAGCTGTGAGCGGCTGAAAGTGGCACGATATGCAAGATCCCCATATTCAGTGGGCGGAGATGGTTTGTTCATGATGCTCTCACGCAAGGACGACCAAAGCCCTGTGAAGCGATTAGCACGCGATCATCTGGCTATGGGTGCAGGAGCAAAGGCGCCATCAGCTCCAATGACCACATCAGCCCGCAGAGTCGAGCCGTCTTTCATGGTCAACTCAGTTCCTGAGGCGTTGACCTTCTCAACTTGAGCATCGAGCTGTAGTTTAGCACCTAATCGCGTGGCTTCATTTAGCAAGATGGCGTGGTAGTCCTCCCGGTGAATAACCCTGTGCACCTGTTGGTATTGCGTGCGGTCAAATGTAGATTTTACATACCTCCACTGCTCACCAAACAACCTGATCGACGTTTCTCCCAAGGGCTTGCGAACAAGAAGCGACCCATCGGCATACCTCCTGACATCAAAAGACTCCAACGCAGTCGCCGATTCTTCAATCTGCGAGAGTACGCCCAGCCGTTTTAAAGTCTTCGAACTGTTGGGAGGTATCTGAATGCCAGCACCGACCTGATCACACTTGTTAGAGCTCTCAGCACGAGCTTGCACTAAGCTCAAGGACACACGTTACCAATCTTGGCAGCCCGTTCCAAGATAGTGACCTCCAAGTCTCCGTGTCGACAAGCAATAGCTGCAGCAAGCCCGCCTAGTCCTGCACCAACTATGACCACCTTCAAAGGAGCTGCCATCTTTTGAAGTCGTCTTTGCAGGCACTAGCCAATGGAATTCAGAAACTTGGTACAATAGAAATCTCGTTGTCTAATACAGCCCGCGTCTGCGTAGTGAATATGCCTTGGCAGTGCAGCAGGCGAGGATATATCTTCTTGATGTTCGTCCGGCCGATTTTTCCAGTAAGATGCTTACATCAGAATGTAGTCGATTACCAGCTTGCGGGGTCTACAGCAAACTCTATATGTTCCATGTAGGGTCGATCCTTCATCATCTTTCATCATCCTTCATCATGCGCCCTTCCAGTTGATGATTCGTTGGCATGCTTCGTCCTGCCAAAGTTGCTGCATCCTGAAGGACCAGAGAAGGCAACGTGCGAGCTCTCTTGAGTCTTGAAGATGCCGTTAATCGGTTGAAGGTAGAGTATTCGATGCTGAGCTCCAGAGACACTAGTTTCGGCAGATGCCTACATGGCGGAGTAGCACCTTGTCTTTTGGCATATCCTGACACTTTCGGACTCACGGCACCTCACCTGTAGTTGACGCGACTACACTGTATGCCGGAGCTTCATCaggctattaatattattgaTCCGCGATCGCAGCAAAGAGCTGAACGGAAATACGGAAGCAGTTGCATGATGAGAGGAAGATCAAGGATAGAGTTCGGAAGGGTCTGAAACCTACTCGGGACTTTTGCTGCCGTGCCGTGTAGCCACAGGGAAAAGACGACGACGCAAGTAAACAATTATCGCATTGCGTCTCGACACTTACATACAAGATCAATGATGAGTCCGAAAATGTCTCAATCACACGCTCCGGTGCTGCACCAAATATTGTCAAGCGTGGCCGAGATGCCGAAAACAGCACTTCCGCGGCAGCTTGACTCCATCTGGACCAATTCAAAAGCGCCTCCTCTCTCATCCACATCCCAATCTGGccaaactcttcttcttagtCGAAAGACTGCCGCCCTCCCAAGGCTTCCAAGACGCGTCTTTTCTGGAACAAGTGCAGTCCGCGGACGACGAGTCGCTCTCCCAAAGATGTCTCCCTCCCCTATGAGTCCATCAGCGCAAGTATCTTTCTGTCCTTTTCGTATCTCGTTTCGTTGGTGTTTCTGTTCGCGTGCGAAGCGACTCGCTTGAAGGCTAGGCGAGGACGCAGTCTGCAAGAGCTGGGATCGGAGCAGGCAGAGGAGCATTATTGATCATCTCGAGCTACAGACGCAGATGCTGAGAGTCCAGCCCTCATGATACGAACGACGATGCGCTCCGTCGCGCTCCTCACCCTCTCTCTCGTCCCACACGTCCTCTCACAAACAGTATCCACCTCCGCAAAACGCGGCCTCGCCCACGTCGAAACGAGCGAAGCAAGCGACAACCACTTCTGGACCTCTGGCGATTTAACATGGTACTACAACTGGGGGCCAACGCCGGACCCAGCACTCGATAACACGCCCCTCCAATTCGTCCCCATGCTCTGGGGAGAAGCACAATCCAAAAACCAAAACTTCTACACCCAAGTCAAAAACCAAATCGACAGCGGTCGAAATGTAACCTGGGTCCTGGGCTTCAACGAACCCGACGGGTGTCACGGCGTATACGGCGGATCATGCCTAGACGCAgaaacagcagcagagatTTGGATACGTGAAATCGAACCTCTGAAAGATTTGGGCGTCAAGTTGGGTGCGCCAGGTGTGACGGGTGCCCCCACGGGTTTCAATTGGTTGCGGAACTTCTTCACAGCATGTGATGGAAAATGTACGCCCGATTTTATCCCGATTCACTGGTATGGAGATTTCCAAGGACTGGCGAGCCATGTTGGTCAAGTGAATGCAACGTATCAAAATATGACCATGTGGGTGACAGAATGGGGTTTTCCGGATCAGAAGCTGGAGGATACGCAGGACTTTTATAATCAGTCTGTTGCGTTCTTTGACAGGATAGAGTAAGCATTCATCCCGGGATTTCTGATCTGATGATCTACAAACTGACCATAACCAGCTACATAACGCACTACTCCTATTTCGGAGCGTTCCGGTCCTCAGTCTCGAATGTTGGCCCCAACAGCGCCATGTTGACGCAGAAAGGCGAGCTCACCGACATTGGAGCATGGTATTTGGGTGATGCTGCGACTGGGAATATACCCAGAGGTGATGCGCCACGTATTGCCCGATTTGCTGGCTCCTTCGTGCTGGTTGTTGCAGCAGGATTCTGGTGCCTGGGATGATCTGAAACGTCAGAAGGATACGATTCCATTCAATGCAgtttattagagatagacCATGGCATGGCGCGTTCGGGAACTGGGCATTTATGACAGCGCATGCAGAATTTTTGACTAGCTAATCGTTGATCGCAGACGTCTGCATTTTGTGGACTACAGCGAATTTGATGCCACAACACATACCACTGTTCAAGACTCACCTTTTTCGAGCCAACACCTCAATTGAGCTCATGAGCAATTTGATGTACCCGCTATCAAGCCCACCGCGACACCAACCCACGTGGTCCCTAGGCTTCCCCATTGATGACAACGCATAATTTGCGGCTTCCCCACCAGGCGTCTGCCACAATCTTGCAATCTATTTCTCCAGACCCATATCCCCACAAAGCCACCTGGGATCAATCTACTTCACGTTATTGCTTCGCCATGCTTGGTTTCTTGCTTGTCTCGCGTGCTCTCTTATACAATCAAGCATATCGCAGTTTGCAAATACCAATGCACAGACGACCTTCTAATCAAAAATGTCACCGGAGGTTTTCTGAGTCGAAGGCGCAATATATGCATGGAAGATCCATGGACTTCGGTCCATACTTAGATCAGCCGATTGTTCCTCAGGCAGGATTGTACCCAGTTCAGTACGGATCTGGGCGTCGGAAATGGGGAAACAAGGTTATACTCTGGTGCTGACGTGCTGCGCATTCTTCCATGCTGGTTTCTGCCCAGGCGCTGGGATGTCGAACACAGAGGACTGTGCCATGCTTTCGATGGTGTGCTATCAAAGTGTCACGCACATGGGCTTGTCTTGTCCAAGAGAAGGCCAAGTTACGCCAACGCCGTTACACATGTGACAGCGGTTGGAATGTCTCTGTAGACCTTGTGGTTCGGAATCTGGCGGCAAGTTTGTTTCGTTTCAATGTGAAGCCCCAGCTAGGTGCACGATATCGGAAGGGCTTGGCTGTCTCCGGAATGTCacgatcttctgcttcttgcagcTGTGGCTCGTCAATACTGAATACTACAGTGTGAGTGACTGTTCGCAAATTGTCAGTAAGTTCGGAGGATAAAAAAGGTTTTCCGCACATGGTCGGACAAGACACGGACACGCGCCGTAGTGCCGATGTTGGAACGACATTGAAACGTGTCAAAGGTGTTGCAGAGGATCCCAGGATAGCATCAGTCGATCAATTGTTGGTGTCCTCCTCTGCGCCCAAAGGAGTTTCAGCTACAATCGCGTTAAGCCTGTGTGGTGAAAGGATGTGTTGGCTGCAGTGAGCCCGACTCCTGCAGCAAAGGAGCGTGCATGATCCATGGGGAAGGCCGATGGCACGGATGTGGTGGTGCCTTTTGCCAATCTGCGCGGGTGGGAATCCCCGTCAGCAGATCATTCCGCGCCCGCGTTATGGACATCCTTTCACAGCTGGCAGTGCGTGACGTTGATGCTCAACAACATCCGCTACACCGCTCTCTCTGCGGGCAGAACGACGGCGATGTTGAGCTCGCAGCGGCGACGCAAATCGTGAACTGGCGGAAGCAGTGACGTCGAGTGTCCCGATCAACAAAGGAAAAGGCGCACGCGGCAAAGGCGCGATGAAGAGTGGCTTTTCCCCAACACCGAGATGCCAAGCCAACCAGATGCCGGTCGGAGGATATCGGAGGATCCAGATCCAGACAGTCAATCGACCTTGCCGTAAAGCTTTCACGTCAAGCTACTGGAGATGGTTCCTTTTCGATGATGGCATGCGTGCTTCCTTGACTGCAGCGTCCGGTCTTCTCCAGGTCACCGGGCGGGGAGGATGCAAGTGCGTGCGGAGCGGTTGGCTTGTCTTCCAATGCCAAGTGTAAGAAAGTGGTATGAGGATCGCATTTCGGCAGTCGAGCACCAGTAGTACGACGAGCTGAGCAATTCCTCCCTCGATGACAAGCGATCGAGGGCTCGAGGCAAAGCACGCCCAAGACTCGAGGCGTAATTGGCATATGTATTCGTTCCACGCCTGCTGATAAGAACCAAATCGCACCTCGAATGGTTGTCGAACAGTGTTGAACTCTTCGGTAGCTGCTGGAAGCAGATCGTAGGCTAATGCGAGTTCCTATCTGCGTCCAATCAGGGTCGCACTGAAGGAACGAGGTCTACTCTCCGTGGCATAGCGGCCGTTCTGAACCTTGTCCTCCGAACCAATTGACGCCGGATGCTTATGCAGGACCTTTATCCTCACTTCTC
Encoded proteins:
- a CDS encoding uncharacterized protein (CAZy:AA7) — translated: MLRTVLTLGSIISTGLAAPNADAFAACKTLDDRYSDQVATTGVDFPLGLAYTQARTSYWSLANADVKPACIFFPKTAQDIQFAVQTLNKYNTAPWAIKGAGHNPNVGFSSTKDGVLIATHEFMATTTLDSNNLAHVGPGNRWIDVAKALQPSNRAVVSGRLGVVGVPGLTMGGGLSFLSTQYGMTADNVVEFEVVTAQGELTRANRNQNSDLFYAMKGGGGQFAIVTEFVMQTYPIGKVWGGHKIFPMSQKDALLKATHNLNSNYNDTKAAVIVTYSSTLDTLVDIFVVFMFYDGPQPGTILDEFNAIPSLIDQTKPNRDYAELLDSNSFFSLQGQRYLIRTGTLPNLPGAQGVDLYNFAFTSFFDGAKKAQLLEIDNYIFSMAFQPIPHQLASNSVNNPSGVNLIGLDPRYGDKVFLEYDVSWLLPITDQKAAATITNLTQAAQDYGRSKYANVRPTNYQSGDLGWGYRPLFMNDAMFNQDPLKSYPAESYARLQQIQRQRDPNGFFSKRTGGFKV
- a CDS encoding uncharacterized protein (CAZy:GH128); protein product: MRSVALLTLSLVPHVLSQTVSTSAKRGLAHVETSEASDNHFWTSGDLTWYYNWGPTPDPALDNTPLQFVPMLWGEAQSKNQNFYTQVKNQIDSGRNVTWVLGFNEPDGCHGVYGGSCLDAETAAEIWIREIEPLKDLGVKLGAPGVTGAPTGFNWLRNFFTACDGKCTPDFIPIHWYGDFQGLASHVGQVNATYQNMTMWVTEWGFPDQKLEDTQDFYNQSVAFFDRIDYITHYSYFGAFRSSVSNVGPNSAMLTQKGELTDIGAWYLGDAATGNIPRGDAPRIARFAGSFVLVVAAGFWCLG